The following nucleotide sequence is from Deinococcus radiotolerans.
CCGGCGGGCCAGGTGGCGGTCTCCTCGGGGGTCACAGGCGCGCGGGACTCGGTCGCCATGAGGGTCTGCAGGGTGGCCCCCGCCGTGCCCTCTTCGGGTGCTGGCCGGGAGTCGCGACTCGCCGTGCATGTCTCACGTGGCCGCTGCGGTGCCCTCCAGGCGGGCGCGGTGCGTCCACCAGATGCCCAGCAGCAGCGCGGTCGCCAGGCCGCCGCCCACTAGGAAGGCGTGGGTCGGGAGCTGCGTGCCGAGCAATCCGGCAACCGGGTAGGCGAACGCCCACCACAGGTGACTCCACGCGAAGTGCGCGCCGTACACGCGGCCCTGCGCGGCATCCTCGGTCCGTTCGGCCAGCAGCGTCTCGGTGGGCAGGTTCACCCAGTTCTGCCCCACACCGGCGAGCAGCCAGAAGACCATCAGGCCGCCCAGCGGCAGGACATCGCCGGGCAGAATGGCGACACTGGTGACCAGTGCGCCCAGCGCGATGAAGCGCGTCAGGGGGATGCGCTTCCCGGCGCTGCCGACCGCGAGGGACGCCAGGGCCGCGCCGAGGCCGTAGGCGGCCATCACCCAGCCGTACTGCGCCCCCCCGAGGTTCAGGCCGCCTTCCACGCGCGAGACGGTCACGGTCAGGATCAGCGCGCCGGCCACGGCCGCGACGAGTTCCATCAGCAGGGCGAAACGGATGGGCGCGTCGCGCCACAGGCGGGCCGTGCCGTCCCGGACGTCCTGGAAGGTGCTGCGCTCGACGGGGGTCTCACTGGCGCGCAGCGCGGGCAGACTCAGGATCAGCAGGCCGGACAGCAGGAAGCTGGCCGCGTCGACCATGAACAGGGTGCGGGTGCCGAGCGCGGCGGCCAGCAGACCCGCGAGGCCCGGGCCGAGAATGCCGAGCAGTTCGGTCGTGGCGCTCGACAGCGCGAAGGCCGGCCGGGCGTCCTCCCGGCCGACCACCAGGGGAATGGTGGCCTGGTTGGTGGGGGTGAAGAACGCGGTCAGCGCATTGAGGAGGAACATCAGCACGTAGATCTGCCAGATCTCGGTGACGAAGAACATGGCGCCCAGGATCAGCATGCGGCCGAAGTCGCAGGTGGCCAGGACGGTGCGGCGGTTGACGCGGTCGGCGAGCACCCCGGCGAGTGGGCTGAGCAGCACGAACGCGGTGACGCGCAGGGTCAGGGCCGCGGCGAGTACGGCGGGCGCCTGGGCGGGCCCAGCCAATTGGGCGGCCAGCAGGGCCAGT
It contains:
- a CDS encoding MFS transporter is translated as MNALTLFSALRNRRYARLYTAQTVSQIGDALTWVGLALLAAQLAGPAQAPAVLAAALTLRVTAFVLLSPLAGVLADRVNRRTVLATCDFGRMLILGAMFFVTEIWQIYVLMFLLNALTAFFTPTNQATIPLVVGREDARPAFALSSATTELLGILGPGLAGLLAAALGTRTLFMVDAASFLLSGLLILSLPALRASETPVERSTFQDVRDGTARLWRDAPIRFALLMELVAAVAGALILTVTVSRVEGGLNLGGAQYGWVMAAYGLGAALASLAVGSAGKRIPLTRFIALGALVTSVAILPGDVLPLGGLMVFWLLAGVGQNWVNLPTETLLAERTEDAAQGRVYGAHFAWSHLWWAFAYPVAGLLGTQLPTHAFLVGGGLATALLLGIWWTHRARLEGTAAAT